The Pseudomonas sp. DG56-2 genome contains a region encoding:
- a CDS encoding TerC family protein, which produces MAALQAFLDHQFLGTSMWFWLAFISIVLTLLILDLGVLHRKAHEIEMRESLLLYGGYFSVGVLFGGWIWLELGAQSALEFYTGFLVEQSLSMDNVFVMAMIFSYFSIPRLYQHRVLFWGILGVVVLRAIMIGVGSALVQEFAWILYVFGAFLLITGVKMLFSREEGHPDLANNAVLKFVRRHLRVTDDLHGPRFFVRLKAAGQNKAVLFATPLFLALVLIELADLVFAVDSVPAIFAITQDPFIVYTSNIFAILGLRALYFALAALMHRFVYLKYALALVLIFIGSKIFYHGLIGAVPAWLSLSVTLGLLTGGVVLSLLKTRDQPSHPANSGNHK; this is translated from the coding sequence ATGGCGGCTCTACAGGCATTTCTCGACCACCAGTTTCTTGGCACCAGCATGTGGTTCTGGCTGGCATTCATCTCTATTGTTTTGACCCTGTTGATACTGGACCTGGGCGTCCTGCACCGCAAAGCTCACGAAATCGAAATGCGCGAAAGCCTGCTGTTGTACGGCGGTTATTTCAGTGTGGGCGTATTGTTCGGTGGATGGATCTGGCTGGAGCTGGGCGCACAATCTGCCCTGGAGTTCTACACCGGTTTTCTGGTGGAGCAGTCATTGTCCATGGACAACGTGTTTGTCATGGCCATGATCTTCAGCTACTTCTCCATTCCTCGCCTTTACCAGCACCGGGTGTTGTTCTGGGGCATCCTCGGGGTGGTGGTATTGCGGGCAATCATGATCGGTGTCGGTAGCGCACTGGTGCAGGAGTTCGCCTGGATTCTCTACGTGTTCGGCGCCTTCTTGCTGATTACCGGGGTCAAGATGTTGTTCTCTCGCGAGGAAGGTCACCCGGACCTGGCCAACAACGCAGTACTCAAGTTTGTACGCCGCCACCTGCGGGTCACCGACGACCTGCATGGCCCGCGCTTTTTTGTACGCCTCAAGGCTGCCGGACAGAACAAGGCCGTGCTGTTTGCCACCCCCTTGTTCCTGGCGTTGGTATTGATCGAGCTGGCAGACCTGGTATTTGCCGTAGACAGCGTGCCGGCAATCTTTGCAATTACCCAGGACCCGTTCATTGTCTATACCTCGAATATCTTCGCCATTCTCGGGCTGCGCGCGCTGTACTTCGCCCTGGCAGCGCTGATGCACCGTTTCGTGTACCTGAAATACGCCCTGGCCCTGGTGCTGATTTTCATCGGCAGCAAGATCTTCTATCACGGCCTGATTGGAGCGGTGCCGGCATGGCTATCGCTGAGTGTGACCCTGGGGCTTTTGACCGGTGGCGTGGTGCTGTCGCTGCTCAAGACCCGCGATCAACCATCACACCCGGCAAACTCTGGCAACCACAAATGA
- a CDS encoding acyl-CoA dehydrogenase yields MDFAYSPKVQALRERVTAFMDAYVYPAEAVFEREVAAGDRWQPTAIMETLKNKAKAEGLWNLFLPESELGAGLTNLEYAPLAEIMGRSLLGPEPFNCSAPDTGNMEVLVRYANEEQKRRWLEPLLRGDIRSAFAMTEPDVASSDATNMAARAVRDGDEWVINGRKWWTSGACDPRCKIMIFMGLSNPEGPRHQQHSMILVPTDTPGVKIVRPLPVFGYDDAPHGHAEVLFENVRVPYENVLLGEGRGFEIAQGRLGPGRIHHCMRSIGMAERALELMCKRSVERTAFGRPLARLGGNVDKIADSRMEIDMARLLTLKAAYMMDTVGNKVARSEIAQIKVVAPNVALKVIDRAIQIHGGAGVSGDFPLAYMYAMQRTLRLADGPDEVHRAAIGKYEIGKYVPKEMLRSGH; encoded by the coding sequence ATGGATTTTGCCTATTCACCCAAGGTTCAGGCGCTGCGTGAACGCGTCACTGCGTTTATGGATGCTTATGTCTATCCCGCCGAGGCGGTGTTCGAGCGTGAAGTCGCCGCGGGCGATCGCTGGCAGCCCACTGCAATCATGGAAACGTTGAAGAACAAGGCCAAGGCGGAAGGTCTGTGGAACCTGTTCCTGCCCGAATCGGAACTGGGAGCGGGGCTGACCAATCTGGAATATGCGCCACTGGCTGAGATCATGGGCCGTTCGCTGTTGGGGCCTGAACCGTTCAATTGCTCGGCGCCCGACACGGGCAACATGGAAGTGCTGGTGCGTTACGCCAACGAGGAGCAGAAGCGCCGGTGGCTGGAACCGCTGCTGCGCGGCGATATCCGTTCCGCCTTCGCCATGACAGAACCCGATGTAGCGTCCTCCGATGCCACTAACATGGCCGCCCGAGCGGTACGCGACGGTGATGAGTGGGTGATCAATGGACGTAAATGGTGGACTTCAGGTGCCTGCGATCCACGTTGCAAGATCATGATCTTCATGGGTTTGAGCAACCCGGAGGGGCCGCGCCATCAACAACACTCGATGATTCTGGTGCCCACCGATACCCCGGGGGTGAAAATTGTTCGCCCGCTGCCGGTGTTCGGTTATGACGACGCACCCCATGGCCATGCCGAGGTGCTGTTCGAAAATGTGCGAGTACCTTACGAAAACGTGCTGCTAGGCGAAGGGCGCGGTTTCGAGATTGCCCAGGGGCGTCTCGGCCCTGGACGAATTCACCATTGCATGCGCTCGATCGGCATGGCTGAGCGCGCCCTTGAACTGATGTGCAAGCGCTCGGTGGAGCGCACTGCATTCGGTCGTCCGTTGGCGCGCCTGGGGGGTAACGTCGACAAGATCGCCGATTCGCGCATGGAAATAGACATGGCTCGGTTACTGACGCTCAAAGCGGCCTACATGATGGACACCGTAGGTAACAAAGTGGCGCGCAGTGAGATCGCGCAAATCAAAGTGGTGGCGCCGAATGTGGCCTTGAAAGTCATCGACCGGGCAATCCAGATTCATGGCGGTGCCGGGGTGAGTGGTGATTTCCCCTTGGCCTACATGTACGCGATGCAGCGCACACTGCGCCTGGCGGACGGTCCGGACGAAGTGCACCGTGCCGCGATCGGCAAGTACGAGATCGGCAAGTACGTACCAAAGGAAATGCTGCGCAGCGGGCATTGA
- a CDS encoding translocation/assembly module TamB domain-containing protein, with translation MSRIIRNFLLGLLALVLVVLLAVGLILGSQAGSRWALGMVPGLQLETFQGRLAGGWQADRVVWEQGGNRVELVAPVFSWSPSCLLRMTLCIERLQADQVNLAFAPSESESDSGPVQLPALKLPVAIELGEVRIGHLRLDGNEQLSQLQLAAHWTVGGLQIDSLQLQRDDLHLSLQGLLQPEGDWPLQLEGQLQLPKVDNQQWQLALQINGELQKTLKITGNSSGYLNARLKGELQALTEQLPAKLQISAQAFKPAADLPDTVQLNNLELSAQGNLQSGYQLLGTASLPAEQEPVALNLQGKVDAKGAQLSALDLTASADKRLKLTANVDWQQGLNAEATIDWLDFPWLRLYPLEAAPQVTLHRFIGQVQYRDGNYQGEFKGDLDGPAGAFSVNSPFKGDLKQISFAQLALNAGQGKLEGNVGVQFADAVAWDAALELSALNPAYWLAELPGTLAGPLRSKGQIKEGQLSLDAELDLKGRLRGQPAVLKAIAQGAGQSWTLGTLDIRLGDNHIKGSGSVQQRLAGQLDLDLPRLGQLWPQLQGQAKGKLEVSGTLKAPQGTLTLQGQKLAHADNHLQRLVLDARLDAAQRALIDLQAGGIRLGETSLGTLIAKGRGDIRQQQLDVALDGPQLKFDLAADGQLDKSNWRGRLASGRIQAGGQDWQLQAPAKLQRLASGQIDFGAHCWRSGQASLCGEDQRLAPDPRLRYHLKQFPLQSLAQWLPKDFAWQGLLNADINLDVPASGPKGTIIVDASGGTLRLREKGQWLDFPYQTLRLQSDLSPRRVDTRLNFKGERLGELSVVTRLDPVARNKPLTGDFRLTGLDLAIARPFAPMVERLAGQLNGSGQLSGTLLQPQVNGSLNLTGGEVAGAELPISLKDLRLQALIAGERVLLDGAWKSGEAGQGSLRGQIGWGRALAVDLQLQGQRLPVTVEPYANLEVEPDLKITLLEDKLAVSGKVRVPKGKITVRELPPSTVKVSDDTVIVGHQTEEGKAPMAVAMDIDVEVGSDKLSFSGFGLTANLLGHVHIGDNLDTRGELSLADGRYRAYGQRLTIRRARLLFAGPIDQPYLDIEAIRQTDDVIAGIRLSGSAEQPTTQVFSEPAMSQEQALSYLVMGRPLGTSGEDNNMLAEAALGLGLATSAGVTGSLASSLGIDDFQLDTEGSGNSTSVVASGNLTERLSLRYGVGVFEPVNTVALRYKLSKKVYLEAASGLASSLDIFYKRDF, from the coding sequence GTGAGTCGCATCATTAGAAACTTCCTCCTCGGTCTGTTGGCGTTGGTGCTGGTGGTGCTCCTTGCGGTGGGCCTGATACTGGGAAGCCAAGCAGGTAGCCGCTGGGCCCTGGGAATGGTTCCGGGTCTGCAGTTGGAGACGTTTCAGGGGCGCCTGGCCGGTGGTTGGCAGGCCGATCGCGTGGTGTGGGAGCAGGGCGGGAATCGGGTCGAGCTGGTGGCGCCGGTCTTTTCCTGGTCACCTTCCTGCCTTCTGCGCATGACATTGTGCATCGAGCGTTTGCAAGCCGATCAGGTAAATCTTGCCTTCGCCCCGAGTGAATCCGAGTCTGATAGCGGGCCTGTACAACTGCCGGCCCTGAAGCTCCCCGTAGCGATCGAGTTGGGCGAGGTACGCATTGGCCATTTGCGCCTCGATGGCAATGAACAGTTGAGCCAGTTGCAACTGGCAGCGCATTGGACCGTTGGCGGTTTGCAGATCGATAGCCTGCAGTTACAGCGCGACGACTTGCATTTGAGTCTGCAAGGTCTGCTCCAGCCCGAGGGCGACTGGCCGTTGCAGCTTGAGGGGCAGTTGCAGTTACCCAAGGTTGATAACCAGCAATGGCAACTGGCTTTGCAGATCAACGGCGAACTGCAGAAAACGCTGAAGATCACCGGTAACAGCAGCGGCTATCTGAACGCGCGGCTCAAGGGCGAGCTGCAAGCGTTGACCGAGCAACTGCCAGCGAAGTTGCAGATTAGCGCGCAGGCGTTCAAGCCCGCTGCCGACCTGCCTGACACCGTGCAATTGAACAACCTTGAGCTTAGTGCCCAGGGCAACCTGCAAAGTGGCTATCAGTTGCTTGGCACTGCCAGTCTGCCGGCCGAGCAAGAGCCGGTAGCCTTGAACTTGCAGGGTAAGGTCGACGCCAAGGGCGCGCAATTGAGTGCGCTGGATCTCACCGCCAGTGCAGACAAGCGCCTCAAACTCACGGCCAACGTCGATTGGCAGCAAGGTTTGAACGCCGAGGCAACCATTGACTGGTTGGACTTCCCTTGGCTGCGCCTCTACCCACTGGAAGCGGCGCCGCAAGTGACGCTGCACCGTTTCATTGGTCAAGTGCAGTACCGTGATGGCAATTACCAAGGTGAGTTCAAGGGGGATCTGGACGGGCCTGCAGGTGCGTTCAGCGTTAACAGCCCATTCAAGGGTGATTTGAAACAGATCAGCTTTGCGCAACTGGCGCTCAATGCCGGGCAAGGCAAGCTCGAGGGCAATGTCGGTGTGCAATTTGCCGATGCTGTTGCCTGGGACGCTGCCCTCGAACTTTCCGCGCTGAACCCGGCCTACTGGCTCGCCGAACTGCCTGGCACCCTGGCTGGCCCACTGCGTAGTAAAGGGCAGATAAAGGAGGGGCAACTCAGCCTCGATGCAGAGCTTGATTTGAAAGGGCGCTTGCGCGGACAACCTGCGGTACTCAAAGCGATTGCCCAGGGGGCGGGCCAGAGCTGGACACTGGGCACGCTGGATATTCGCTTGGGCGACAACCATATCAAGGGGAGCGGCAGTGTGCAGCAACGCCTGGCCGGTCAATTGGATCTCGATCTGCCACGTCTCGGCCAACTTTGGCCGCAGCTGCAAGGTCAGGCGAAAGGTAAGCTGGAAGTCTCCGGCACCTTGAAGGCACCGCAGGGTACATTGACGTTGCAGGGGCAGAAGTTGGCCCATGCTGACAACCATTTGCAGCGCTTGGTGCTGGATGCGCGCCTGGATGCGGCTCAACGTGCACTGATCGATTTGCAAGCCGGTGGCATTCGCTTGGGCGAGACCAGCCTGGGCACGCTCATTGCCAAGGGGCGCGGTGATATCCGCCAGCAGCAATTGGACGTGGCGTTGGATGGGCCTCAGCTCAAGTTTGATCTGGCCGCCGATGGCCAACTGGACAAGAGCAACTGGCGTGGGCGGCTTGCCAGTGGCCGGATCCAGGCCGGTGGTCAGGACTGGCAGCTACAAGCGCCTGCGAAGCTGCAGCGCCTGGCCAGCGGGCAAATAGATTTTGGTGCCCATTGCTGGCGTTCCGGGCAAGCGAGTCTGTGTGGTGAAGACCAACGTCTGGCGCCGGATCCACGCCTGCGCTACCACTTGAAGCAGTTCCCGTTGCAGAGCTTGGCCCAGTGGTTGCCAAAGGATTTTGCCTGGCAGGGCCTGCTCAATGCCGACATCAACCTGGATGTTCCGGCCAGCGGCCCGAAAGGCACCATCATCGTCGACGCCAGCGGTGGCACTCTGCGCCTGCGTGAAAAGGGCCAATGGCTCGATTTTCCGTATCAAACCCTGCGCCTGCAAAGCGACCTGTCGCCTCGCCGGGTTGATACTCGCCTGAACTTCAAAGGTGAACGCTTGGGCGAGCTGTCAGTGGTCACCCGTCTCGACCCGGTAGCCCGCAACAAACCTTTGACTGGCGATTTCCGCCTGACCGGGCTGGATTTGGCCATCGCGCGTCCATTTGCCCCCATGGTCGAGCGGCTGGCCGGACAACTCAATGGCAGCGGTCAGCTCTCAGGTACTTTGCTCCAGCCCCAGGTCAATGGCAGCTTGAACCTTACTGGCGGTGAAGTGGCTGGCGCAGAATTGCCAATCAGCCTTAAAGACCTGCGACTGCAAGCATTGATCGCGGGTGAGCGGGTCCTGCTCGACGGCGCCTGGAAAAGTGGTGAAGCCGGCCAAGGCAGTTTGCGTGGCCAGATCGGCTGGGGACGAGCGTTGGCGGTCGACCTTCAATTGCAAGGTCAGCGCCTGCCAGTCACTGTCGAGCCCTATGCAAACCTTGAGGTAGAACCGGACCTGAAAATAACGCTGCTTGAGGACAAGTTGGCGGTATCTGGGAAGGTGCGGGTGCCCAAGGGCAAGATCACCGTACGTGAGCTGCCGCCATCGACGGTCAAGGTTTCCGATGACACGGTCATCGTTGGTCATCAGACCGAAGAGGGCAAGGCGCCGATGGCCGTGGCCATGGACATCGATGTTGAAGTGGGCAGCGACAAGCTATCATTCAGTGGCTTTGGACTGACCGCCAATCTTCTCGGGCATGTGCATATCGGCGACAACCTGGATACCCGTGGCGAGCTCAGCCTGGCTGATGGTCGCTACCGTGCTTATGGTCAGCGGCTGACGATTCGTCGTGCACGACTGCTGTTTGCCGGGCCTATCGATCAGCCTTACCTGGACATCGAGGCGATCCGCCAGACCGATGATGTCATTGCTGGTATCCGCTTGAGCGGCAGTGCCGAACAGCCCACCACGCAAGTGTTTTCCGAACCGGCCATGAGCCAGGAGCAAGCACTCTCGTATCTGGTCATGGGCCGGCCGCTGGGCACTAGCGGTGAGGACAACAACATGCTTGCCGAAGCGGCCCTTGGCCTCGGGCTGGCGACCAGCGCCGGGGTTACCGGGAGCCTGGCGTCGAGCCTGGGCATCGATGATTTCCAGTTGGATACTGAAGGCAGCGGTAACAGCACCAGTGTGGTCGCCAGCGGCAACCTTACCGAACGTTTGAGCCTAAGGTACGGGGTGGGTGTGTTCGAGCCTGTCAACACCGTCGCGTTGCGCTACAAGTTGAGCAAGAAGGTTTATCTGGAGGCCGCCAGTGGCCTGGCAAGCTCTCTGGACATTTTCTACAAACGCGACTTCTGA
- a CDS encoding N-acetyltransferase has protein sequence MTESTAAPAQIRLLDGGYSREARSLLYHAYRHEPTYAFLFESQRPGYDQRIRATVRELVKQHFLQDFPALGLLVDDRLVGIALIAPPQRRLGVTESWVWRMRMVLSTGFRCTRRFLDYQAALMACLPGDAVHVLPLLGIHPQFQGKQYGEQLLQAVHDWCAEDENSQGVVLDTGNEHYLAFYQRQGYQEIGEIAVGPVREHVFFHPNPQPSQRASFASA, from the coding sequence ATGACCGAATCGACTGCTGCCCCGGCTCAGATCCGCTTGCTTGATGGTGGTTACAGCCGCGAGGCACGTTCGTTGCTGTATCACGCCTATCGCCATGAACCTACGTATGCGTTCCTGTTCGAATCGCAGCGCCCCGGGTATGACCAGCGCATCCGCGCGACGGTGCGCGAACTGGTCAAGCAGCACTTCCTGCAAGACTTTCCCGCCTTGGGGTTACTGGTCGATGATCGTCTGGTGGGGATTGCCCTGATTGCACCGCCGCAGCGCCGTCTGGGAGTGACCGAGAGTTGGGTCTGGCGCATGCGGATGGTCCTGAGTACCGGTTTTCGCTGCACTCGCCGGTTCCTGGATTATCAAGCGGCGCTGATGGCTTGTTTACCGGGCGACGCTGTACATGTACTGCCGCTGCTGGGTATTCATCCACAGTTTCAGGGCAAGCAGTACGGAGAGCAATTGTTGCAAGCGGTTCACGATTGGTGTGCTGAAGACGAAAACTCGCAAGGTGTCGTACTCGACACTGGAAATGAACACTATCTGGCGTTTTATCAGCGCCAGGGCTATCAGGAAATTGGCGAAATTGCCGTAGGACCTGTTCGGGAACACGTATTTTTTCACCCAAATCCGCAGCCATCTCAACGTGCCTCCTTCGCGTCTGCGTAA
- a CDS encoding substrate-binding domain-containing protein, whose amino-acid sequence MLRHLSLFLACLLPIFACATTDESVLLRIQGSNTIGATLAPALVKGLLEAQGARQIMVDSTETANELRVRAVDSQGKAVRIDIAAHGSSTGFTALKTGQADLAAASRPIKPNELSELRALGDLNNTSAEQIIGLDGVAVIVHPDNPLPQLSIAQLAGIFAGKITTWDELGLGRGAIHLYARDDRSGTFETFKALVLDPAAQTLALAAQRFESADQLTRGVLADRQAIGFSSLASVHGAKVLAIADGASRPMLPSPTLVASEDYPLSRRLYFYLPPLQPAPWALALVEFAQSPKGQAIVTGNGFVGQQIHASQVPATDEMPASYRTLARNAQRLSVNFRFQEGNANLDNKAIRDVQRLVEFLRHNNKLDRDVVLVGFGDAKPDPERASLLSRLRAMAVRRELARQGVTLREVVGMGDDLPVATNSDEEGRIRNRRVEVWVY is encoded by the coding sequence ATGCTCCGCCATCTCAGCCTGTTTCTTGCCTGTTTGCTTCCGATCTTCGCTTGTGCCACCACCGATGAGTCGGTGCTGCTGCGCATCCAGGGTTCCAATACCATTGGCGCTACGCTGGCCCCGGCGCTGGTCAAAGGTTTGCTGGAGGCCCAGGGGGCTCGTCAGATCATGGTCGATTCGACCGAGACGGCCAATGAGCTTCGCGTCCGGGCTGTTGATTCCCAGGGCAAAGCAGTTCGTATCGACATCGCCGCTCACGGCTCCAGCACCGGCTTCACTGCGCTCAAAACGGGCCAGGCAGATCTGGCCGCCGCTTCGCGCCCGATCAAGCCCAACGAGCTGAGCGAACTTCGCGCACTGGGCGACTTGAACAATACAAGCGCTGAACAGATTATCGGCCTGGATGGCGTGGCGGTCATCGTGCATCCCGACAACCCCCTGCCTCAATTGAGTATCGCTCAACTGGCAGGAATTTTTGCCGGCAAGATCACCACCTGGGATGAATTGGGCCTGGGTAGAGGAGCAATTCATCTGTACGCCCGGGACGACCGCTCCGGTACCTTCGAAACCTTCAAGGCGCTGGTACTCGATCCTGCCGCACAGACCCTGGCTTTGGCTGCGCAACGCTTCGAATCGGCGGATCAGTTGACCCGTGGGGTGCTGGCTGACCGCCAGGCCATTGGTTTCAGCAGTTTGGCCTCTGTCCATGGCGCCAAGGTGCTGGCTATTGCGGATGGCGCCTCGCGCCCCATGTTGCCCAGCCCCACGTTGGTGGCCAGTGAGGACTATCCATTGTCCCGCCGCCTGTATTTCTACCTCCCTCCCCTCCAGCCTGCGCCGTGGGCCCTGGCACTGGTGGAGTTCGCGCAAAGTCCGAAGGGGCAAGCCATCGTCACCGGCAACGGTTTTGTCGGCCAGCAAATCCATGCATCGCAAGTCCCGGCTACTGATGAAATGCCAGCGTCTTATCGCACCTTGGCACGCAATGCCCAGCGCCTGTCGGTGAATTTCCGTTTTCAGGAAGGTAACGCCAACCTCGACAACAAGGCGATACGCGACGTGCAGCGGCTGGTCGAGTTTTTGCGTCATAACAATAAGCTCGACCGCGATGTGGTGTTGGTTGGCTTTGGCGACGCCAAGCCTGACCCCGAGCGTGCCAGCCTGCTTTCCCGCCTACGCGCCATGGCGGTGCGCCGCGAGCTCGCCAGGCAAGGCGTCACACTGCGCGAGGTGGTCGGCATGGGCGACGACCTGCCGGTAGCAACCAACTCGGATGAAGAAGGCCGAATTCGCAATCGACGGGTCGAAGTCTGGGTCTACTGA
- the xthA gene encoding exodeoxyribonuclease III, producing the protein MKIVSFNINGLRARPHQLAALIEKHQPDVIGLQETKVSDEQFPLADIQALGYHVHFHGQKGHYGVALLSRQAPLSLHKGFASDDEDAQRRFIWGTFADADGTPITIMNGYFPQGESRDHPTKFPAKARFYSDLQALLESQFKNDQPVVVMGDVNISPEDCDIGIGADNAKRWLKTGKCSFLPEEREWMARLKNWGLVDSFRHLHPEVADRFSWFDYRSRGFEDEPKRGLRIDLIMTSQGLLPRIKAAGVDYDLRAMEKPSDHAPIWLELA; encoded by the coding sequence ATGAAGATCGTCTCGTTCAACATCAACGGCCTGCGCGCACGGCCTCATCAGTTGGCGGCGCTGATCGAAAAGCATCAACCGGATGTTATCGGCCTGCAGGAAACCAAGGTCAGCGACGAGCAGTTTCCGTTGGCCGATATCCAGGCGCTGGGTTATCACGTGCACTTTCATGGCCAGAAAGGTCATTACGGCGTTGCCTTGCTCTCGCGCCAGGCACCGCTGAGCCTGCATAAAGGCTTCGCCAGCGATGATGAAGACGCTCAACGGCGTTTTATCTGGGGTACCTTCGCCGATGCTGACGGCACACCTATCACCATCATGAACGGCTATTTCCCCCAAGGCGAAAGCCGAGACCATCCGACCAAGTTTCCGGCCAAGGCGCGTTTTTACAGCGACCTGCAAGCGCTGCTGGAAAGTCAGTTCAAAAACGATCAGCCGGTCGTGGTAATGGGTGATGTGAACATCTCCCCCGAAGACTGTGACATCGGCATTGGCGCCGACAACGCCAAGCGTTGGCTCAAGACCGGCAAATGCAGCTTCTTGCCCGAGGAGCGTGAATGGATGGCCCGCCTGAAGAACTGGGGCCTGGTCGATAGTTTCCGTCATCTACATCCGGAAGTCGCAGACCGTTTCAGTTGGTTCGACTACCGCAGTCGCGGCTTTGAAGACGAACCCAAGCGCGGCCTGCGCATCGACTTGATCATGACCTCCCAGGGTTTGCTGCCACGCATCAAGGCAGCCGGCGTCGACTACGATCTGCGCGCCATGGAAAAACCATCGGACCATGCGCCGATCTGGCTGGAACTGGCATAA
- a CDS encoding autotransporter assembly complex family protein yields MTYSGRFTCGLILLFTSAAAYAQSELVVKVKPANNELKANVEGYIGSLGKRDEEALLRFSRGAVEQARKAAQALGFYQAQIDSEVKPPAKADKDPQLVLTIEPGEPVHLRDVTVRIEGPASELKAFRIPNSKALRSGAVLNHGHYDDAKRLIQNQAARYGFFSGHFVRQRLAVDPQAGVADIELVYDSGPRYRLGAVNFAGDTPFDDSLLQRMVPFKADTPYDSELIAELNNALQSSGYFEGVRVDAAPTAAVQQTIPVAVQLTTRKPRTMGLGLGFSTDVGPRGKANWTRHWVNPQGHSYGWETELSAPRQNVGLWYDIPLDPPLTDKFRFAGGYQNEEIAGTDTLSKLLTVGPEWHSKLPSGWQRVLSLKYQREEYRLGDDSGLSNLLMPGVSYSYLRSDNRIDPHNGYRLQFDVQAAKEGLVSDTNLLHANVVLKGLATLGQKHRFLGRIQFGGSATNDYQSSMPPSLRFFAGGDQSVRGYDYQSLSPENSDGDRIGGRYLVAGSAEYQYEVVEKWRVATFVDQGNSFNNLEFPSLKTGVGIGVRWVSPVGPLRLDLAHALDDDGGIRLHFSMGPEL; encoded by the coding sequence ATGACGTATTCAGGACGATTCACCTGCGGTTTGATTTTATTGTTCACCAGCGCCGCCGCCTATGCGCAGAGCGAACTGGTGGTAAAGGTCAAACCTGCCAATAACGAACTCAAGGCCAATGTCGAAGGCTACATCGGCAGCCTTGGTAAACGCGATGAAGAGGCGCTGCTGCGCTTTAGTCGCGGGGCTGTCGAGCAGGCCCGCAAGGCTGCCCAGGCGCTGGGTTTTTACCAGGCGCAAATCGACAGCGAGGTCAAACCGCCAGCAAAGGCCGACAAGGATCCGCAACTGGTCCTTACCATCGAGCCGGGAGAGCCCGTGCACCTGCGCGACGTCACCGTGCGCATAGAAGGCCCGGCAAGTGAGCTCAAAGCCTTCCGCATCCCCAACAGCAAGGCCTTGCGTTCAGGCGCCGTACTCAACCATGGGCACTACGACGATGCCAAGCGGCTGATTCAAAACCAGGCTGCACGCTACGGTTTTTTCAGTGGGCATTTTGTTCGTCAACGCCTGGCGGTTGATCCTCAGGCAGGTGTCGCCGATATCGAGTTGGTCTATGACAGTGGACCGCGTTATCGACTGGGCGCAGTCAATTTCGCCGGTGACACACCTTTCGACGACTCGCTGCTTCAACGCATGGTGCCGTTCAAGGCCGACACGCCGTACGATTCCGAGCTGATCGCCGAACTCAATAATGCCCTGCAATCCAGTGGCTATTTCGAAGGGGTGCGGGTCGATGCTGCGCCCACCGCTGCAGTTCAGCAGACCATTCCCGTGGCGGTGCAACTGACCACCCGCAAGCCGAGGACCATGGGCCTGGGCCTGGGTTTTTCGACTGACGTCGGGCCTCGCGGCAAGGCCAACTGGACCCGTCACTGGGTCAATCCGCAAGGCCATAGTTATGGTTGGGAAACAGAATTGTCGGCACCGCGCCAGAACGTTGGGCTGTGGTACGACATTCCGCTGGACCCACCATTGACCGATAAATTTCGTTTTGCCGGTGGCTACCAGAACGAAGAAATTGCCGGCACTGACACCTTGAGCAAGTTGCTCACCGTCGGCCCCGAATGGCACAGCAAGTTGCCCAGTGGCTGGCAGCGCGTGCTGTCGCTCAAATACCAGCGCGAAGAATATCGTCTGGGTGACGACTCGGGCTTGAGTAACTTGCTGATGCCGGGTGTCAGCTATTCCTACTTGCGCAGCGACAACCGCATCGATCCGCACAATGGATACCGTCTGCAGTTCGATGTGCAGGCCGCCAAAGAAGGCTTGGTATCGGATACCAACCTGTTGCATGCCAACGTAGTGCTCAAAGGGCTTGCCACCCTGGGCCAGAAGCACCGCTTTCTGGGGCGTATTCAGTTCGGCGGCAGCGCCACCAACGACTACCAGAGTTCGATGCCGCCATCGCTGCGCTTCTTTGCCGGTGGTGACCAGAGCGTGCGGGGTTATGACTACCAGAGCCTGTCGCCGGAGAACTCCGATGGCGATCGTATCGGTGGCCGTTACCTGGTTGCCGGCAGTGCTGAATATCAATACGAAGTCGTCGAGAAATGGCGCGTGGCAACCTTTGTCGATCAGGGTAATTCATTCAACAATTTGGAGTTCCCAAGCCTCAAGACCGGTGTTGGCATCGGTGTCAGGTGGGTATCTCCAGTCGGGCCGTTGCGTCTGGATCTGGCCCATGCGCTGGATGACGACGGCGGTATCCGTCTGCACTTCTCCATGGGGCCGGAACTGTGA